One window of Nostoc sp. C052 genomic DNA carries:
- a CDS encoding aminotransferase class IV, producing the protein MTNNIFWYDGKLIHSQTLELNINDPGLLYGATVFTTLRVYQNSLDSNLTNWQAHCDRLLFSLQTFGWQQPDWNRLRKGAQILLTHFPILRITLFPDGREWITGRLLPSDLTKKQKNGILCAVASSEFSRSLPSHKTGNYLSAWLAKTSSDAQEAILIDTQGNWLETSTGNLWGWCDRSWYTPPIKAGILPGIGRSQLVNWLQNHQQPIREETWSVELVQRFEAIAYTNSVVEIIPIHTVHQPSGSLQYNPHHQSFQLIRELFLA; encoded by the coding sequence GTGACAAATAATATTTTTTGGTATGACGGCAAATTAATTCACTCTCAAACCCTAGAATTAAACATTAACGATCCCGGTTTACTTTATGGGGCGACTGTTTTTACAACATTGCGGGTTTATCAGAACTCGCTAGATAGTAATTTAACTAATTGGCAAGCACACTGCGATCGCTTACTCTTCTCACTACAAACTTTTGGTTGGCAGCAACCAGATTGGAACCGTCTACGCAAAGGCGCTCAAATTCTCCTCACGCACTTCCCCATTCTCAGAATTACCCTCTTTCCCGATGGACGAGAGTGGATAACTGGCAGATTATTACCGTCAGATTTGACAAAAAAACAAAAGAATGGTATTTTATGCGCTGTTGCCAGTTCAGAGTTTTCTCGCTCTCTCCCCTCTCATAAAACTGGAAATTATTTGAGCGCTTGGTTAGCAAAGACTAGCTCAGATGCTCAAGAAGCAATATTAATCGATACTCAAGGAAATTGGCTAGAAACGAGTACAGGAAACCTTTGGGGATGGTGCGATCGCAGTTGGTACACGCCGCCAATAAAGGCTGGTATTTTGCCAGGAATTGGGCGATCGCAACTTGTAAACTGGTTGCAAAACCACCAGCAGCCAATACGAGAAGAAACTTGGAGCGTTGAGTTAGTCCAGAGATTTGAAGCGATCGCCTACACTAATAGTGTGGTAGAAATTATTCCCATTCATACCGTTCATCAGCCTTCAGGGTCGCTACAATATAATCCCCACCATCAAAGTTTTCAGCTAATAAGGGAGCTTTTTTTAGCATGA
- a CDS encoding GNAT family N-acetyltransferase, translated as MISIQLAESDFHILGCFAVISQLRPHLEQTKLVEQVRDQMQEGYKLAFLEAENQAVAVAGFRIYSCLSSGKILYIDDLVVDELKRSHSYGQQLFQWLIEYARNHDCKHLSLDSGVQRFAAHRFYLMQRMNITSHHFSMEL; from the coding sequence ATGATATCAATACAGTTGGCGGAATCGGACTTTCACATATTAGGGTGTTTTGCTGTGATTTCCCAGTTGCGCCCTCACCTTGAGCAGACTAAGCTTGTAGAACAAGTTAGAGATCAAATGCAAGAAGGATATAAACTTGCATTCTTGGAAGCAGAGAATCAAGCTGTAGCGGTCGCTGGATTTCGGATTTATAGTTGTTTATCATCGGGAAAAATTTTATATATTGATGATTTAGTTGTTGATGAGTTGAAACGGTCACACAGCTACGGTCAACAGTTATTTCAGTGGCTAATTGAATATGCCAGAAATCATGACTGTAAACACCTGAGTCTTGATTCTGGTGTTCAGCGATTTGCAGCTCATAGGTTTTATCTCATGCAGCGTATGAATATTACAAGTCATCACTTTTCAATGGAGTTGTAG